A window from Micromonospora terminaliae encodes these proteins:
- a CDS encoding LppU/SCO3897 family protein: MSNFGPPGGGSPEPWGGRRPDDGYPPPADPRYDPGYGGQQGGWGEAPTRHYDPAAPHYEPPAQRYDQSTQRYEPGPAWNAGPPPAAPPYQGYPADPGYGGQQPYAEPTPPKRGKGPLLVVLVVLAVLLLGGAGAYWMLGRDDATPSGTASASAPAAGPTGASGAPADVPTTPPAPASSTDPRFVKAGQCVANEGAAAEPKLVITECGAKTYQVLRRIDGSTSGKKDAEAKCAKVAGYTDWYFFDSQLNDLDFVLCLKRR, from the coding sequence ATGTCGAACTTCGGACCACCGGGCGGCGGCTCCCCCGAGCCGTGGGGTGGGCGGCGCCCCGACGACGGCTACCCTCCGCCGGCCGATCCCCGCTACGACCCGGGGTACGGCGGGCAGCAGGGCGGCTGGGGCGAGGCGCCGACCCGGCACTACGACCCGGCGGCCCCCCACTACGAGCCGCCCGCCCAGCGCTACGACCAGTCGACCCAGCGCTACGAGCCGGGTCCCGCCTGGAACGCCGGCCCACCGCCGGCCGCCCCGCCCTACCAGGGCTACCCGGCCGACCCCGGCTACGGCGGCCAGCAGCCGTACGCCGAGCCGACGCCGCCGAAGCGCGGCAAGGGGCCGCTGCTCGTGGTCCTGGTCGTGCTGGCGGTGCTGCTGCTCGGCGGCGCGGGGGCCTACTGGATGCTCGGGCGGGACGACGCCACCCCGAGCGGGACGGCGTCGGCCTCCGCGCCGGCCGCCGGTCCGACCGGAGCCTCGGGCGCGCCGGCCGATGTGCCCACGACCCCGCCGGCCCCGGCCTCCTCGACGGACCCGCGGTTCGTGAAGGCGGGCCAGTGCGTCGCCAACGAGGGCGCCGCCGCCGAGCCGAAGCTGGTGATCACCGAGTGCGGCGCGAAGACCTACCAGGTGCTGCGCCGCATCGACGGGTCGACCAGCGGCAAGAAGGACGCCGAGGCGAAGTGCGCGAAGGTGGCGGGCTACACCGACTGGTACTTCTTCGACAGCCAGCTCAACGACCTCGACTTCGTGCTCTGCCTCAAGCGGCGGTAG
- a CDS encoding ATP-binding protein, which produces MDPVRNPYAPGAGQRPPELAGRGRELDVFDVVLERIARGRPERSLMLTGLRGVGKTVLLNTLRSQAINHLWGTGKIEARPDQSLRRPVAAALHMAVRELAPRHRAPDRIDAFLGVLKAFAQRAAPAGRGGAAPKLRDRWQPGIDVPASSGRADSGDIEIDLVELLTDAAAVATDVGTGVAIFIDEMQDLGAEDVSALCAACHELSQLGAPLIVVGAGLPHLPAVLSAAKSYSERLFRYQRIDRLDRIAADQALCAPAEREEVEYEQKALDLLYEKSGGYPYFVQAYGKATWDHAPRSPITAADVRVAAPEAEAELAVGFFGSRFERATPAEREYMRAMATLALVDGEESGRDDMDAAVPTAEIARALGRKPASLSPARDALIKKGLIYSGERGTVAFTVPHFGRYLRTQPA; this is translated from the coding sequence GTGGATCCGGTCCGCAACCCGTACGCCCCGGGCGCCGGTCAGCGCCCGCCCGAACTCGCCGGGCGGGGGCGGGAGCTGGATGTCTTCGACGTGGTGCTGGAGCGGATCGCCCGCGGCCGGCCGGAACGCAGCCTCATGCTCACCGGGCTGCGCGGCGTCGGCAAGACCGTCCTGCTCAACACGCTGCGCTCGCAGGCCATCAACCACCTCTGGGGCACCGGCAAGATCGAGGCCCGGCCGGACCAGTCGCTGCGCCGGCCGGTCGCCGCCGCGCTGCACATGGCGGTCCGCGAGCTGGCCCCCCGGCACCGCGCCCCCGACCGGATCGACGCCTTCCTCGGGGTCCTCAAGGCGTTCGCCCAGCGCGCCGCCCCGGCCGGACGGGGCGGAGCCGCCCCGAAGCTGCGCGACCGCTGGCAGCCGGGCATCGACGTGCCGGCCAGCAGCGGCCGGGCCGACTCCGGCGACATCGAGATCGACCTGGTCGAGCTGCTCACCGACGCCGCCGCGGTGGCCACCGACGTGGGCACCGGCGTCGCGATCTTCATCGACGAGATGCAGGACCTCGGTGCGGAGGACGTCTCCGCGCTCTGCGCCGCCTGCCACGAGCTGTCCCAGCTCGGCGCGCCGCTGATCGTGGTGGGCGCCGGGCTGCCGCACCTGCCGGCCGTGCTCAGCGCCGCGAAGTCGTACTCGGAGCGGCTCTTCCGCTACCAGCGGATCGACCGACTCGACCGGATCGCCGCCGACCAGGCGCTCTGCGCCCCGGCCGAGCGGGAGGAGGTCGAGTACGAGCAGAAGGCCCTCGACCTGCTCTACGAGAAGTCCGGCGGCTACCCGTACTTCGTCCAGGCGTACGGGAAGGCCACCTGGGACCACGCGCCCCGGTCGCCGATCACCGCGGCGGACGTCCGGGTCGCCGCGCCCGAGGCGGAGGCGGAGCTGGCGGTGGGCTTCTTCGGCTCCCGGTTCGAGCGGGCCACCCCGGCCGAGCGCGAGTACATGCGCGCCATGGCGACGCTCGCCCTGGTGGACGGGGAGGAGAGCGGCCGCGACGACATGGACGCGGCGGTGCCCACCGCGGAGATCGCCCGGGCGCTGGGCCGGAAGCCGGCCAGCCTCTCGCCCGCCCGGGACGCGCTGATCAAGAAGGGCCTGATCTACTCGGGCGAGCGGGGCACGGTCGCCTTCACCGTCCCGCACTTCGGCCGCTACCTGCGCACCCAGCCGGCCTGA
- a CDS encoding GNAT family N-acetyltransferase, whose amino-acid sequence MTTLRLRPEDPADEEPVARVLAGAFARPDVATPPEVGLVEDLRRSDAWIPELAMVAEYGGEVVGYALLTRVQVRTDGGAWPALALGPVAVAPHRQRVGHGVAVVQAALDAATELGERLVVVLGDPAYYRRFGFGRADRLGLTSPWSGLGEPWQALVLPPSTSNEPPPPAGEVVFPPPWSKV is encoded by the coding sequence GTGACGACGCTGCGACTCCGACCCGAGGACCCGGCGGACGAGGAGCCGGTCGCCCGGGTGCTGGCCGGCGCGTTCGCCCGCCCCGACGTGGCCACCCCGCCCGAGGTGGGGCTGGTCGAGGACCTGCGGCGCAGCGACGCCTGGATCCCGGAACTGGCCATGGTCGCCGAGTACGGCGGCGAGGTGGTGGGCTACGCGCTGCTCACCCGGGTGCAGGTGCGTACCGACGGCGGCGCCTGGCCGGCGCTGGCCCTCGGCCCGGTGGCGGTCGCCCCGCACCGGCAGCGGGTCGGGCACGGCGTGGCGGTGGTGCAGGCCGCCCTCGACGCGGCCACCGAACTGGGCGAGCGGCTGGTGGTGGTGCTGGGCGACCCGGCGTACTACCGCCGGTTCGGGTTCGGGCGGGCGGACCGGCTGGGGTTGACCAGCCCGTGGTCGGGGCTGGGCGAGCCGTGGCAGGCGCTGGTGCTGCCGCCGTCCACGAGCAACGAGCCACCGCCCCCGGCCGGGGAGGTGGTCTTCCCGCCACCCTGGTCGAAGGTCTGA
- a CDS encoding DoxX family protein, translated as MKPVRSLARVMLSGIFVVSGARNLRNPGRLVPAAQPITDKVTPLLQNVHPRIPTDTATLVRANSATQLIGGLMLATGRFTRPAALVLAATLVPTTAAGHPFWNNDDPAARNNNQIHFLKNLGLFGGLLLAAADTEGKPGLRWRTGHRINHSRRSVQRAVRTARREAKIAVRSAATARRIPG; from the coding sequence ATGAAGCCCGTGCGCTCCCTCGCCCGCGTCATGTTGAGCGGCATCTTCGTGGTCAGCGGCGCCCGCAACCTGCGGAACCCGGGACGGCTGGTCCCGGCCGCGCAGCCGATCACCGACAAGGTGACGCCGCTGCTCCAGAACGTCCACCCCCGCATCCCCACCGACACCGCGACGCTGGTGCGGGCCAACTCGGCCACCCAGTTGATCGGCGGCCTGATGCTGGCGACCGGCAGGTTCACCCGGCCGGCCGCGCTCGTCCTCGCCGCCACCCTGGTGCCGACCACCGCCGCCGGCCATCCCTTCTGGAACAACGACGACCCGGCGGCACGGAACAACAACCAGATCCACTTCCTGAAGAACCTCGGGCTCTTCGGCGGCCTCCTGCTCGCCGCCGCCGACACCGAGGGCAAGCCGGGGCTCCGCTGGCGCACCGGCCACCGGATCAACCACTCGCGCCGCTCGGTGCAGCGCGCGGTCCGGACCGCCCGCCGGGAGGCGAAGATCGCCGTACGCTCGGCGGCCACCGCCCGCCGGATCCCCGGCTGA
- a CDS encoding glycosyltransferase 87 family protein — MPTTVGRRMDRLTPLQRVTRGVDRRIVVRAGVVAAVAYSAWLAIGAFGRPYNFFDMKIYHGAVVWWANGNELYDFIAPSTTLGFTYPPFAGLAMLPMSWLPVDAAGWLNALASIAALAVVLAALLRPIIDRLGWSLWFTVGIATPLAVAIEPSRETLGYGQVNLLLFALIMADLVGLRWRARRGTHHETADSALARFVYSGTWAGVGIGLATAVKLTPALFVAYLMITRQWRAALTAVGTTIGVTIASFALVGEESRTYFTSVLWQTERVGAADMTANQSLAGLLARLYDSIETPGLLWLAFAVLMLALGLSRATSARADGDELTAFTLVGLTANVISPISWSHHLVWVIPAIIVLADAAVRRREASRGLVPRATATPPATGVPALRPPIWYPALTGLRHGAGALGLYLLFLVSPIWPYEHQLPEVSHYQDGLFGALMENSLAVALIVLVAALPWRPGAEPAFYHDRLARVAQPAARR, encoded by the coding sequence ATGCCGACGACAGTCGGTAGACGGATGGACCGCCTCACTCCCCTCCAGCGCGTGACGCGGGGGGTCGACCGCCGGATCGTCGTACGGGCCGGGGTCGTGGCCGCCGTCGCCTACAGCGCGTGGCTCGCCATCGGCGCCTTCGGCCGGCCCTACAACTTCTTCGACATGAAGATCTACCACGGTGCCGTCGTGTGGTGGGCGAACGGCAACGAGCTGTACGACTTCATCGCCCCGTCCACCACCCTGGGCTTCACCTACCCGCCGTTCGCGGGCCTGGCCATGCTGCCGATGTCCTGGCTGCCGGTCGACGCCGCCGGCTGGCTCAACGCCCTGGCCAGCATCGCCGCCCTCGCCGTCGTGCTGGCCGCGCTGCTGCGCCCGATCATCGACCGGCTGGGCTGGTCGCTCTGGTTCACCGTCGGCATCGCCACCCCGCTGGCCGTGGCCATCGAGCCGTCCCGGGAGACCCTCGGCTACGGCCAGGTCAACCTCCTGCTCTTCGCGCTGATCATGGCGGACCTGGTCGGTTTGCGCTGGCGGGCCCGGCGCGGCACCCACCACGAGACCGCCGACTCGGCGCTGGCCCGGTTCGTCTACAGCGGCACCTGGGCCGGGGTGGGCATCGGGCTGGCCACCGCGGTCAAGCTCACCCCGGCGCTGTTCGTGGCGTACCTGATGATCACCCGGCAGTGGCGGGCCGCGCTGACCGCCGTCGGCACCACCATCGGCGTGACCATCGCGTCGTTCGCGCTGGTCGGCGAGGAGTCGCGGACGTACTTCACCAGCGTGCTCTGGCAGACCGAACGGGTCGGCGCGGCGGACATGACCGCCAACCAGTCGCTCGCCGGCCTGCTGGCCCGGCTCTACGACTCCATCGAGACGCCCGGCCTGCTCTGGCTGGCCTTCGCGGTGCTGATGCTGGCGCTCGGGCTGTCCCGGGCGACCAGCGCCCGCGCCGACGGCGACGAGCTGACCGCGTTCACCCTGGTCGGGCTCACCGCCAACGTGATCAGCCCGATCTCCTGGTCGCACCACCTGGTGTGGGTCATCCCGGCGATCATCGTGCTGGCCGACGCCGCCGTACGCCGCCGCGAGGCGAGCCGCGGCCTGGTGCCCCGGGCCACCGCCACGCCACCGGCCACCGGGGTTCCGGCGCTCCGGCCGCCGATCTGGTACCCGGCCCTCACCGGGCTCCGGCACGGGGCCGGCGCGCTCGGGCTCTACCTGCTCTTCCTCGTCTCGCCGATCTGGCCGTACGAGCACCAGCTCCCCGAGGTGTCCCACTACCAGGACGGCCTGTTCGGCGCGCTGATGGAGAACTCCCTGGCCGTCGCCCTGATCGTGCTGGTCGCGGCGCTGCCCTGGCGCCCCGGCGCGGAACCGGCCTTCTACCACGACCGGCTCGCCCGGGTGGCTCAGCCCGCCGCCCGGCGCTGA
- a CDS encoding molybdenum cofactor biosynthesis protein MoaE: MSTAVGVVLGAVTDRPLDLAAHEAAVADRRAGAVVSFQGVVRDHDHGRTVTLLEYEGHPTAEAVLREVAAEIAADPEVYAVAVSHRIGPLEIGDVALVAAVSTAHRAAAFAACARLVDEVKARLPIWKRQVFADGTEEWVNCP, translated from the coding sequence GTGAGTACGGCCGTCGGTGTGGTCCTCGGCGCGGTGACCGACCGGCCGCTGGACCTGGCCGCGCACGAGGCGGCGGTCGCCGACCGCCGCGCCGGCGCGGTGGTCTCGTTCCAGGGCGTGGTCCGCGACCACGACCACGGCCGCACGGTCACCCTGCTGGAGTACGAGGGCCACCCGACCGCCGAGGCCGTGCTGCGCGAGGTGGCGGCCGAGATCGCCGCCGACCCCGAGGTGTACGCCGTGGCGGTGTCCCACCGGATCGGCCCGCTGGAGATCGGCGACGTGGCCCTGGTCGCGGCGGTCAGCACCGCGCACCGGGCGGCGGCGTTCGCGGCCTGCGCGCGGCTGGTCGACGAGGTGAAGGCGCGGCTGCCGATCTGGAAGCGGCAGGTGTTCGCCGACGGCACGGAGGAGTGGGTGAACTGCCCCTGA
- a CDS encoding molybdopterin molybdotransferase MoeA — MSTETAAAAAEVAAPPPAGWEEARSRVYAVGLAAALPTIGRSLAEADGHTLAEPLATRTDLPAFPTSSVDGWAVRGDGPWRVVGRVLAGQTPPPLAADGSTVEIATGAMVPEGTTAILRIEESARTADGRVTGTPRPVPEWREPGEEAYAGEELLPAGTPVDPAVIGLAASCGYDTLRVRRRPRAALLVFGDELLTEGPPGAGRVRDALGPAVPAWLRRYGCQVRPADVVGPVADTLPAHVAAVRAALADADLVCTTGGTMHGPVDHLHPTLETLGADYVVNTVAVRPGFPMLLARLVGDDGRVRFVAGLPGNPQSAVVALVSLVAPLLAGLQGRPMPVLPQVTLAEAVPGRGDHTHLALVRWDRAAGTAHPVRHVGSAMLRGLAGADGFAVIRPGTSGAAGDRVPLVPLPLTTGERAW, encoded by the coding sequence ATGAGCACGGAAACCGCAGCCGCCGCGGCCGAGGTCGCCGCGCCGCCGCCGGCCGGGTGGGAGGAGGCCCGCTCCCGGGTGTACGCGGTGGGTCTCGCCGCCGCGCTCCCCACGATCGGCCGGTCGCTCGCCGAGGCCGACGGGCACACCCTGGCCGAGCCGCTGGCGACGCGTACCGACCTGCCGGCGTTCCCGACCTCCAGCGTGGACGGCTGGGCGGTGCGTGGGGACGGCCCGTGGCGGGTGGTCGGCCGGGTGCTCGCCGGGCAGACCCCGCCCCCGCTGGCGGCGGACGGCAGCACGGTGGAGATCGCCACGGGTGCGATGGTCCCCGAGGGCACGACGGCGATCCTGCGGATCGAGGAGTCGGCCCGCACCGCGGACGGCCGGGTGACCGGCACGCCCCGGCCCGTGCCGGAGTGGCGGGAGCCGGGTGAGGAGGCGTACGCCGGGGAGGAACTGCTGCCCGCCGGCACGCCTGTCGACCCGGCGGTGATCGGCCTGGCCGCCTCCTGCGGGTACGACACCCTGCGGGTCCGCCGCCGGCCCCGCGCCGCGCTGCTGGTCTTCGGCGACGAACTGCTGACCGAGGGTCCGCCCGGGGCCGGCCGGGTCCGGGACGCGCTCGGCCCGGCGGTGCCCGCCTGGCTGCGCCGCTACGGCTGCCAGGTGCGCCCCGCCGACGTGGTCGGCCCGGTGGCCGACACGCTCCCCGCCCACGTGGCCGCGGTGCGCGCCGCGCTCGCCGACGCCGACCTGGTCTGCACCACCGGCGGCACCATGCACGGCCCGGTCGACCACCTGCACCCGACGCTGGAGACGCTCGGCGCCGACTACGTGGTGAACACCGTGGCGGTCCGGCCCGGCTTCCCGATGCTGCTGGCCCGGCTGGTCGGCGACGACGGCCGCGTCCGTTTCGTGGCCGGCCTGCCGGGCAACCCGCAGTCCGCCGTCGTGGCGCTGGTCTCGCTGGTCGCGCCGCTGCTCGCCGGCCTGCAGGGCCGGCCGATGCCGGTGCTGCCGCAGGTCACCCTGGCAGAGGCGGTCCCCGGGCGCGGCGACCACACCCACCTGGCCCTGGTGCGCTGGGACCGGGCGGCCGGCACGGCACACCCGGTCCGCCACGTCGGTTCGGCGATGCTGCGGGGTCTGGCCGGCGCCGACGGCTTCGCGGTGATCCGCCCGGGCACGAGCGGCGCGGCGGGCGACCGGGTGCCACTCGTACCGTTGCCGTTGACCACTGGAGAGCGGGCATGGTGA
- a CDS encoding MogA/MoaB family molybdenum cofactor biosynthesis protein translates to MIRARVIVASNRAAAGVYADTSGPLLVAGLRELGCEVDEPVVVPDGEPVGVALRAARDEGVDVVLTSGGTGVTPTDRTPDVTRPLLDYEIPGIAEAIRAHSREAVPTAALSRGLAGVAGRMLVVNLPGSRGGAKDGLVVLGPILRHTVDQLRGGDH, encoded by the coding sequence GTGATCCGGGCCCGGGTGATCGTCGCCTCGAACCGGGCGGCCGCCGGGGTGTACGCGGACACCAGCGGCCCGCTCCTCGTCGCCGGCCTGCGGGAGCTGGGCTGCGAGGTCGACGAGCCGGTGGTGGTGCCCGACGGCGAGCCGGTCGGCGTGGCGCTGCGGGCGGCCCGCGACGAGGGCGTCGACGTGGTGCTGACCAGCGGCGGCACGGGGGTCACCCCGACCGACCGCACTCCCGACGTGACCCGCCCCCTGCTCGACTACGAGATCCCCGGCATCGCCGAGGCGATCCGGGCACACAGCCGCGAGGCCGTGCCGACGGCCGCGCTGTCGCGCGGGCTGGCCGGGGTGGCCGGCCGGATGCTGGTGGTCAACCTGCCCGGGTCGCGCGGCGGGGCGAAGGACGGCCTGGTGGTGCTCGGCCCGATCCTGCGGCACACCGTCGACCAGCTCCGCGGCGGCGACCACTGA
- the moaC gene encoding cyclic pyranopterin monophosphate synthase MoaC, translating into MTDPAQLTHVDPAGAARMVDVSAKPVSGRLAVAAGRLRTTAEVVELLRRDGLPKGDALAVGRLAGIMGAKRTPDLIPLCHPIALHGVTVDLRLTDDTVEITATAKTADRTGVEMEALTAVAVAGLALVDMVKAVDPAASVDAVRVLRKEGGKTGEWVRPEDRP; encoded by the coding sequence GTGACCGATCCCGCGCAGCTCACCCACGTCGACCCGGCCGGCGCGGCCCGGATGGTCGACGTCTCCGCCAAGCCGGTCTCCGGCCGGCTCGCGGTCGCCGCCGGCCGCCTCCGCACCACCGCCGAGGTGGTGGAGCTGCTGCGCCGCGACGGCCTGCCCAAGGGGGACGCCCTGGCCGTCGGCCGGCTCGCCGGGATCATGGGGGCCAAGCGCACCCCCGACCTGATCCCGCTCTGCCACCCGATCGCCCTGCACGGCGTCACCGTCGACCTGCGGCTCACCGACGACACGGTCGAGATCACCGCCACGGCGAAGACCGCCGACCGGACGGGGGTCGAGATGGAGGCGCTCACCGCGGTGGCCGTCGCCGGGCTCGCCCTGGTCGACATGGTCAAGGCGGTCGACCCGGCGGCCTCGGTGGACGCGGTCCGGGTGCTGCGCAAGGAGGGCGGCAAGACCGGCGAGTGGGTCCGGCCGGAGGACCGGCCGTGA
- a CDS encoding AfsR/SARP family transcriptional regulator, with product MDIRVLGGLAVRTEDGNVHLGTPKQQLVFAMLAVQVGRLVTVDGLVDELWPEDPPRSAVPNVRTYAANLRRSVEAATAGRVSVVREQGGYRLGVEPSRVDLVRVGTGWRRARELAEAGEPVDAAALLAETIEAWPEPLLAGLPLGPTLTARRAEVDRERQAAVELLGELRLRTDRPDLALPLLRAHASRYPLREPAQALLMRALIRTDDLAGAVAVYEAAHDALAEQLGVPPGPELERVHRAALGARRARRRFAGGPVAAAASGGNEDAGRGPNWLPRVVPDFVGRRDVIERMLGDITADETGPVVRVIDGMAGCGKTTLAVHLAHRLADRLPGGQLFVDLGGHAEGAPVPPASALVTLLRQLGLPAGRIPGDLPDRIEMWRRELTLRRAVVVLDNAVDSAQVEPLLPVTGRAVVLVTSRRRLLALTERPPVSLPVLPEPEALALLTSLVGEERVAADPDGAAEMVRMCGGLPLAIRLAGTRLAHRPAWTMSDMVRRLAGKPAFLPRLKAEARTVVEAFAESYEPLDGAARGLFRSLGLVAAGHFDTAMVAALTDLPLDEAADLIDELVDRHLVEEIAEGRYRLHDLMRQYAYELSLQTDPEPVRKAAVAGLLDHLLHSVVVVSAPIEEKRLVDRNLRLTAPRRPDLLSARLPGDLEWLEEQRLNLNSLVRQAAREGHEAMAWRLARAAWRFFYMRSYFDDISATHGEGLVAARRTGDRHAVALMHNYLASACVRTGAYQEASAHLHEVVSIRAELGDVEGTDRARVNLGVVYWLTGRIQESLDVNEAAVRAGALDTLPVLPNLGLTLRFLGRHDESMAVHRLHLFVARVRGDLFHLSNALGHLGGVRYRIGQNAQAERLLRASLALRDRTGNGYARAETLSDLAGTYRQLGRLDEALRHHHAAIEAAANAGERHVQAEARNELAMTLRVAGRPEESVAMFHEALDIATRIAHPYEQGRALSGLAEHLADTDPEEARRYRRRALAIFERTGVPEQHEIRRLLAEVRPDRV from the coding sequence GTGGATATTCGAGTCCTGGGTGGTCTCGCGGTACGGACCGAGGACGGGAATGTGCACCTCGGCACACCGAAACAGCAGCTCGTGTTCGCCATGCTCGCGGTGCAGGTCGGCCGGCTGGTCACCGTGGACGGGCTGGTGGACGAGCTGTGGCCGGAGGACCCACCGCGCTCGGCGGTTCCCAACGTGCGCACCTACGCCGCCAATCTTCGCCGGAGCGTCGAAGCGGCGACCGCCGGGCGTGTCTCGGTGGTCCGGGAACAGGGCGGCTATCGCCTCGGGGTGGAACCGAGCCGGGTCGACCTGGTCCGAGTCGGCACCGGGTGGCGCCGGGCGCGGGAGTTGGCGGAGGCGGGTGAGCCGGTCGACGCCGCAGCGCTGCTCGCGGAGACGATCGAAGCCTGGCCCGAGCCGCTACTGGCCGGGCTGCCGCTGGGTCCCACCCTGACGGCGCGACGTGCGGAGGTGGACCGCGAGCGCCAGGCCGCCGTCGAGTTGCTGGGCGAGTTACGACTGCGGACCGATCGCCCCGACCTGGCCCTGCCGCTCCTGCGTGCCCACGCGTCGCGGTATCCGCTGCGCGAACCCGCCCAGGCCCTGCTCATGCGCGCGCTCATCCGCACCGACGACCTCGCCGGAGCGGTCGCCGTCTACGAGGCCGCGCACGACGCGCTCGCCGAGCAGCTCGGTGTGCCACCCGGGCCCGAGCTGGAACGGGTCCACCGTGCCGCGCTCGGTGCCCGGAGGGCGCGGCGGAGGTTCGCGGGCGGCCCGGTGGCAGCCGCGGCGAGCGGTGGGAACGAGGACGCCGGCCGGGGCCCGAACTGGCTGCCCCGTGTGGTGCCGGACTTCGTCGGACGGCGGGACGTCATCGAGCGGATGCTCGGCGACATCACCGCCGATGAGACCGGCCCGGTGGTGCGGGTGATCGACGGCATGGCGGGCTGCGGCAAGACGACACTCGCGGTCCACCTCGCCCACCGGCTCGCGGACCGGCTTCCGGGCGGGCAACTGTTCGTCGACCTGGGTGGCCACGCGGAGGGTGCGCCGGTCCCACCCGCGTCCGCCCTGGTCACCCTGCTCCGTCAGCTCGGTCTGCCGGCCGGTCGGATCCCCGGGGACCTGCCCGACCGGATCGAGATGTGGCGGCGGGAACTCACCCTCCGCAGGGCCGTGGTGGTGCTCGACAACGCCGTGGACAGCGCGCAGGTCGAGCCCCTGCTGCCCGTCACCGGTCGTGCCGTGGTCCTGGTGACCAGCCGGCGCCGGCTTCTGGCGCTCACCGAGCGGCCTCCGGTGTCGCTTCCCGTGCTGCCCGAGCCCGAAGCGCTGGCCCTGCTCACGTCCCTCGTCGGCGAGGAGCGGGTCGCGGCCGATCCCGACGGGGCGGCGGAGATGGTGCGCATGTGCGGCGGGCTGCCGCTCGCCATCCGCCTGGCCGGCACCCGGCTGGCCCATCGCCCGGCGTGGACCATGTCCGACATGGTCCGCCGGCTGGCGGGGAAGCCGGCGTTCCTTCCGCGGTTGAAGGCGGAGGCGCGAACCGTGGTCGAGGCGTTCGCCGAGTCGTACGAGCCGCTGGACGGCGCGGCCAGGGGTCTCTTCCGATCCCTGGGACTGGTCGCCGCGGGTCACTTCGACACCGCCATGGTGGCCGCGCTCACCGACCTGCCACTGGACGAGGCCGCCGACCTGATCGACGAACTGGTCGACCGGCACCTGGTGGAGGAGATCGCCGAGGGGCGTTACCGCCTGCACGACCTGATGCGACAGTACGCCTACGAACTGTCGCTGCAGACGGACCCGGAACCGGTCCGGAAGGCGGCGGTGGCGGGACTCCTCGATCACCTCCTGCATTCGGTCGTGGTGGTCTCCGCGCCGATCGAGGAGAAGCGCCTGGTCGACCGGAATCTGCGCCTGACGGCGCCCCGGCGTCCCGATCTGCTCTCGGCGCGGCTCCCCGGTGACCTGGAGTGGCTGGAGGAGCAGCGCCTCAATCTGAACTCCCTCGTCCGGCAGGCCGCCCGCGAGGGTCACGAGGCGATGGCGTGGCGGCTGGCCCGGGCGGCCTGGCGCTTCTTCTACATGCGCAGCTACTTCGACGACATCTCCGCCACGCATGGCGAAGGGCTGGTCGCGGCGCGGCGGACGGGCGACCGGCACGCCGTCGCCCTCATGCACAACTACCTCGCCTCGGCCTGCGTGCGTACCGGCGCCTATCAGGAGGCGTCGGCCCACCTGCACGAGGTGGTGTCGATCCGGGCGGAACTCGGCGACGTCGAGGGCACGGATCGCGCGCGGGTGAACCTGGGCGTCGTGTACTGGCTGACCGGCCGCATCCAGGAGTCGCTCGACGTCAACGAGGCCGCCGTGCGGGCCGGCGCCCTGGACACCCTGCCCGTGCTGCCCAACCTGGGTCTCACCCTGCGGTTCCTGGGCCGGCACGACGAGTCCATGGCGGTCCATCGGCTGCACCTCTTCGTCGCCCGGGTCAGAGGGGACCTGTTCCACCTGTCCAACGCGCTCGGTCACCTCGGGGGCGTCCGCTACCGCATCGGCCAGAACGCACAGGCGGAACGCCTGCTCCGGGCGTCCCTGGCGCTGCGGGACCGCACCGGCAACGGGTACGCCCGGGCCGAGACCCTCAGCGACCTGGCCGGTACCTACCGGCAGCTCGGCCGGCTCGACGAGGCGCTGCGGCACCACCACGCCGCGATCGAGGCGGCGGCCAACGCCGGGGAACGCCACGTCCAGGCCGAGGCCCGCAACGAACTGGCCATGACACTGCGGGTCGCCGGACGACCGGAGGAGTCGGTGGCCATGTTCCATGAGGCGCTCGACATCGCCACCCGCATCGCGCATCCCTACGAGCAGGGCCGGGCGCTGAGCGGCCTCGCCGAACACCTGGCGGACACCGATCCCGAGGAGGCACGCCGGTACCGGCGCAGGGCCCTGGCGATCTTCGAGCGGACGGGGGTGCCTGAGCAGCACGAGATCCGCCGGCTGCTGGCGGAGGTCCGGCCGGACCGGGTCTGA